In Penicillium psychrofluorescens genome assembly, chromosome: 5, a single window of DNA contains:
- a CDS encoding uncharacterized protein (ID:PFLUO_007305-T1.cds;~source:funannotate), with product MEKQQSPPEAKASDVGKLGVETSTARDVDFGQVLEVESTPELRRKVLLKLDLLLIPLMGICYMLQYMDKLALSQATLFNMRQDLGLRGDQYSWSSAVFYFGYLAWSWPSSYLIVRLPLGKYLAVAVFLWGGILMCHAACKSFGGLMTARFFLGVGEASIAPGFALITGMFYKREEQPARQAAWFIGNSFANVIGGVITYGIGKIQTNGVNSWQLIFLILGAITAAYALLLFAFLPDSPATAVFLRKTEKAIAVQRTLENKTGVMDAGKFKWDQVRMALKDPQTWFLVLYTLCVNFCNGGITSFAAIIITGFGFSTFNALLVQMPIGGAQLVFLVLTSGVATFVRSTRILMMILNTAVSMTGMIMIWKLDDDNRAGKMTGLCFGAVFAANIPLALSLITSNVAGFTKKSVVSALVFIAYCVGNIVGPQFFLASEDPHYPTGIKASMSGLILGIFFLICLYVYYIWENGRRDRLYGSPLQLTGTEELHDELSSKTDREIESFRYVY from the exons ATGGAGAAACAACAGTCACCCCCCGAGGCGAAGGCCTCTGATGTGGGCAAACTGGGAGTGGAGACCTCTACGGCACGGGATGTCGACTTTGGCCAGGTCCTCGAGGTCGAATCCACCCCTGAACTGCGAAGAAAAGTGCTACTCAAACTCGATCTCTT GCTCATTCCTCTAATGGGGATCTGTTACATGTTGCAGTACATGGACAAGCTAGCCTTAAGCCAAGCAACACTATTCAACATGCGCCAGGACTTG GGTCTGCGTGGTGACCAATATTCATGGTCCTCCGCAGTCTTTTATTTTGGGTATCTCGCCTGGAGCTGGCCTAGCTCCTACCTCATTGTCCGGCTTCCATTAGGCAAATATTTGGCCGTTGCTGTCTTTCTCTGGGGTGGCATTTTGATGTGCCACGCGGCTTGCAAGTCATTTGGAGGACTGATGACAGCCAGGTTCTTCCTAGGAGTAGGTGAGGCATCTATTGCTCCTGGATTCGCTCTCATCACGGGAATGTTCTATAAGAGAGAAGAGCAGCCGGCGAGACAAGCCGCGTGGTTTATTGGGAACTCCTTTGCCAACGTTATTGGTGGCGTCATCACGTACGGGATCGGGAAGATCCAAACTAACGGGGTCAATAGCTGGCAGTTGATATTCCTCATCCTAGGTGCTATTACCGCTGCATACGCATTATTGTTATTTGCCTTCTTGCCAGATTCACCTGCAACGGCCGTCTTCCTAAGAAAGACCGAGAAAGCGATTGCAGTTCAGCGAACCCTTGAAAATAAGACTGGCGTTATGGACGCGGGCAAGTTCAAGTGGGACCAAGTTCGAATGGCTCTTAAGGATCCTCAGACTTGGTTTCTAGTGCTTTATACGCTATGTGTGAACTTTTGTAATGGTGGCATTACTAGCTTCgctgccatcatcatcacgggcttcggcttctctACCTTCAACGCGCTCTTAGTCCAGATGCCCATCGGAGGTGCGCAGCTAGTATTCCTCGTTCTCACTTCGGGAGTCGCAACTTTCGTCCGCTCCACGCGAATACTAATGATGATTCTAAACACGGCGGTTTCAATGACGGGTATGATTATGATCTGGAAGCTAGATGATGACAACCGCGCGGGCAAGATGACTGGCCTCTGCTTTGGAGCGGTCTTTGCTGCGAACATCCCTCTGGCCCTCAGTCTTATCACCTCCAACGTCGCGGGATTCACGAAGAAGAGTGTTGTCAGCGCACTGGTGTTTATCGCCTATTGTGTTGGCAACATTGTTGGGCCGCAGTTTTTCCTTGCGTCTGAGGATCCTCATTACCCC ACTGGTATCAAAGCTTCCATGTCTGGTCTCATCTTAGGCATCTTTTTCCTCATCTGCCTATATGTCTACTATATCTGGGAGAACggacgccgagaccgatTGTACGGCTCACCACTACAACTGACAGGGACGGAAGAATTGCACGACGAGCTGTCTAGCAAAACAGATCGAGAGATCGAGAGTTTCCGATATGTATATTAA
- a CDS encoding uncharacterized protein (ID:PFLUO_007306-T1.cds;~source:funannotate), translating to MTISTIAPQVDDVQAAVDASLKSLHTSLRELNREIWSNPELAYQEHRAHDTICDFLEEQGFTVTRHAYGLDTSFEALSGSGGRLINFNAEYDALPGIGHACGHNLIATSSIAAFLALSFTLKKYGIPGRTQLLGTPAEENGGGKAKLIDAGAYKGVDISLMAHSGPKTLFPGQEPSDGIAGTLMNARKQINCEFTGKNAHAGGNPWEGINALDALVSSYNNVAVLRQQLLPDQRIHCAFTDTPKVANVIPAYTKAYWQVRSPTLKGLNTLITKVRNCIEAGALATGCKVEISEEELYTDVRLNDMLCERYQIHMGRYGRKVLKRHEKVLTGSSDIGNVSYVTPTLHTMFGIPTSENTFPHHPSFAAAAGTDEAHGEAILVGKSLALIGWDMVTDDALFQTAQQQWQEEIARED from the exons ATGACTATCTCGACGATTGCTCCCCAGGTTGACGACGTCCAAGCTGCCGTAGATGCATCTCTGAAATCACTGCACACATCGCTTCGAGAGCTGAACCGTGAG ATATGGTCGAACCCAGAGCTTGCGTACCAGGAACATCGGGCTCACGATACAATCTGCGATTTCCTCGAAGAGCAAGGATTCACGGTGACCCGACATGCATACGGCCTTGACACGTCTTTTGAAGCCTTGAGCGGATCTGGGGGACGGTTGATCAACTTCAACGCCGAATATGACGCCCTTCCAGGAATCGGGCATGCGTGTGGCCATAATCTCATCGCCACTAGCTCCATTGCGGCCTTCCTCGCCTTGTCCTTCACTTTGAAGAAGTATGGCATTCCCGGGCGAACACAACTGCTAGGGACtcccgccgaggagaacgGGGGTGGTAAAGCAAAGCTCATTGACGCGGGGGCTTACAAAGGAGTGGATATCTCTCTTATGGC CCATTCCGGTCCCAAAACACTCTTCCCGGGACAAGAGCCTTCTGATGGCATTGCGGGAACCCTGATGAACGCTCGCAAGCAAATCAATTGCGAATTCACGGGCAAGAATGCTCATGCTGGGGGGAATCCCTGGGAAGGAATTAACGCGCTGGATGCCTTGGTCAGCTCATACAATAACGTCGCGGTGTTGCGGCAGCAGCTCCTGCCGGATCAGCGCATCCACTGCGCTTTCACCGACACCCCCAAAGTGGCGAACGTTATTCCTGCATACACTAAGGCTTACTGGCAGGTCCGGAGCCCGACCCTCAAGGGGCTCAATACCCTGATCACCAAGGTGCGAAACTGCATCGAGGCGGGCGCGCTGGCGACGGGATGCAAGGTCGAGAtttcggaggaagagctcTACACGGACGTTCGGTTGAACGACATGCTCTGCGAGCGGTATCAGATCCACATGGGACGGTATGGACGGAAGGTGCTGAAGCGCCACGAGAAAGTCCTGACTGGATCCTCTGACATCG GAAATGTCAGCTACGTGACCCCGACACTTCACACCATGTTCGGCATTCCCACGTCCGAGAACACCTTCCCCCATCATCCCTCGttcgccgcggccgcggGCACCGATGAGGCGCATGGAGAGGCCATCCTGGTGGGCAAATCACTCGCCCTGATCGGATGGGACATGGTCACGGACGATGCGCTCTTCCAGACCGCTCAGCAGCAGTGGCAGGAGGAGATCGCGCGGGAAGATTGA